The following are encoded in a window of Panicum virgatum strain AP13 chromosome 5N, P.virgatum_v5, whole genome shotgun sequence genomic DNA:
- the LOC120673005 gene encoding 50S ribosomal protein L34, chloroplastic-like: MALALASPMASLSFRSGRISATAIGGVARTGRATPVGASASPFLRSSFVSSSSTSSASPSPASLSAAVSASLAFTSSSSFAGSSLGIEFSYNRMRTRRSRGLQIRAGKAALCMTKRSKSRKSLARTHGFRRRMRTTSGRKVLKRRRAKGRKVLCTRTNSPTGKKRMF; this comes from the exons ATGGCGCTCGCGCTGGCCTCTCCAATGGCGTCCCTCTCCTTCCGCTCGGGGAGGATCTCCGCGACGGCTATAGGCGGCGTCGCCCGCACTGGCAGGGCGACTCCGGtgggcgcctccgcctccccgtTCCTCAGGAGCTCCTTCGTCTCGTCCTCCTCCACGTCgtccgcctccccctcccccgcctCTCTCTCGGCGGCGGTCTCGGCGTCGCTGGCCTTCACGTCGTCTTCCTCGTTCGCCG GTTCATCTTTGGGAATTGAGTTCAGCTACAACAGAATGAGAACACGAAGATCACGTGGTCTGCAGATTAGGGCTGGAAAGGCTGCCCTCTGCATGACCAAGAGGTCAAAATCTAGGAAGTCACTTGCCCGTACACATGGTTTCCGCAGGCGGATGCGGACTACTTCTGGAAGGAAGGTACTGAAGCGCAGGCGTGCCAAAGGCAGGAAGGTTCTCTGCACAAGAACAAACTCACCCACTGGGAAGAAAAGGATGTTCTAA
- the LOC120673479 gene encoding uncharacterized protein LOC120673479 — MAPAALAAPVASVSPAAATLGPGGGVRPARIASVTTRRSTITVLPPTDLLRSARQRRRLATRSSTSSPPEASTGDSQSPKQEKAPFGYTRKDVLLIGAGVTAFGVGLKYGLELVGVDPLQAGNVVQLLVVLGMTVGWISTYMFRVANKDMTYAQQLRDYEKQVMEKRLESLTEAELQALLEQVEEEKQRLPQIPEEPNAITFKKK; from the exons ATGGCTCCGGCAGCGCTGGCGgcccccgtcgcctccgtctCCCCCGCGGCAGCGACgctcggccccggcggcggcgtccgcccggCCAGGATAGCCTCCGTAACTACTCGCCGTTCCA CCATAACTGTGTTGCCACCGACCGACCTGCTCAGATCGGCGAGGCAGAGGAGGCGCCTGGCGACGCGGAGCAGCACCTCGTCGCCCCCGGAGGCGAGCACGGGCGATTCCCAATCTCCGAAACAAGAGAAG GCGCCGTTCGGGTACACGAGGAAGGACGTGCTGCTGATCGGCGCCGGCGTCACGGCCTTCGGCGTCGGACTCAAGTACGGGCTGGAG ctcgtcggcgtcgaccCCCTGCAGGCCGGCAACGTGGTGCAGCTGCTGGTGGTGCTCGGGATGACGGTGGGGTGGATCTCCACCTACATGTTCCGGGTGGCCAACAAGGACATGACCTACGCGCAGCAGCTCAGGGACTACGAGAAGCAAGTCATGGAG AAACGGCTGGAGAGCTTGACGGAGGCTGAGCTGCAAGCTCTGCTGGAGCAAGTGGAGGAAGAGAAGCAGCGCCTGCCGCAGATCCCGGAAGAGCCTAACGCCATCACCTTCAAGAAGAAATAA